From Cygnus atratus isolate AKBS03 ecotype Queensland, Australia chromosome 1, CAtr_DNAZoo_HiC_assembly, whole genome shotgun sequence, the proteins below share one genomic window:
- the LOC118250603 gene encoding histone H2A-IV, producing MSGRGKQGGKARAKAKSRSSRAGLQFPVGRVHRLLRKGNYAERVGAGAPVYLAAVLEYLTAEILELAGNAARDNKKTRIIPRHLQLAIRNDEELNKLLGKVTIAQGGVLPNIQAVLLPKKTDSHKAKAK from the coding sequence ATGTCTGGGCGCGGGAAGCAGGGCGGGAAGGCGCGGGCCAAGGCCAAGTCGCGCTCGTCGCGGGCCGGGCTGCAGTTCCCCGTGGGCCGCGTGCACCGGCTGCTGCGCAAGGGCAACTACGCGGAGCGGGTGGGCGCCGGCGCCCCGGTGTACCTGGCGGCCGTGCTGGAGTACCTGACAGCCGAGATCCTGGAGCTGGCGGGCAACGCGGCCCGCGACAACAAGAAGACGCGCATCATCCCCCGCCACCTGCAGCTGGCCATCCGCAACGACGAGGAGCTCAACAAGCTGCTGGGCAAGGTCACCATCGCGCAGGGCGGGGTGCTGCCCAACATCCAGGCCGTGCTGCTGCCCAAGAAGACCGACAGCCACAAGGCCAAGGCTAAGTGA